The genomic DNA TTTCCAGAGTGTGAACGTGAATGTGCTTTCTGCGATCACTGGAGTTCGCGAATCTCTTATCACAGCCTTTAAACTCGCATGCGAAAGGTCTCTCTCCGGTGTGCGTGCGAACGTGTATTTTTAAGTTCTCAGCACGCGCAAAGCTCTTTCTACACCCAGGCTGATTGCAGGTAAAAGGCTTCTCCCCCGTATGGACTCTAATGTGGTTGATGAGTTTGTACTTTGCTTTAAATGGCATTCCATTTCTCATGCATTCTTTCCAACAACATACGAAACCGACGGGTGTGGCAGACACAAGGTGAACTTCCGTGATATGTGTTACAAGATCCTCGATTTTATAAAACCCCAACCCGCAAACATGATTCATCATTTTCTCATACTGGATCCACTGGCATATTAACACGGTCGAACGCGCCGGTGGGCTTTTTTCTTCATATTCCGGTAAGTGTGAGTCTTCGGCTTCCCGCGAGCCGCAAATACCACTCGTAATCTTAGGCTCTCTTCTCGTGGAGTACACGAAAGACGGGGGCAATTCAGGCGTGAATCTTTCCACGCGTGTAAGACATCCCTCGCTTGAATAGCCTTCTCTGCCATAAAATTTCCCAGATGTGTCCATATTAAGCTTGCAATGCTTATGAAAAACTATGTTTATTCCGTTCTGTGTATTTGAGGGTATTCCGGGAATAACAATGTCCTGACTCCCTCGATTCACGGGACTCCCGCTCAGTGAGTTCTGTTGATCGCGAGGCGTAGATCCCACAGAGTGGGCTTCAAGAGGGACTCTAGTAGGTGTCGATGTTCCTAAGTCTTCTGACGCACTGCTCTCCCGATTTTCTTCAATTCCCTCGTCTTCATTTTCCCCCTCCTCCGAATCCTCCTCGTCCTGGCCAGACGCGCTTGTTTTCCAATCGGCCCGATAAGCCGGGAACGAAAAGTATTCGCTCTTCATCTCTTCACGCGGGTTTGAACGTTCGCTGATGTCCGTTCGTGTGGTAAAATCGTTTTCGCTTCCGCTTCTACTTTGTAGCGACTCCACAGAGCTAGCTCTCTCCATAATGTGCCCGCTATCGGTGCGCACCTCGTAGTAATTTCGAAACACGACCGTAGACTCCGCGTCAGATAGACTGGTATAATCAAACGATTGTGAGTTATCAAGCGGCTCCGCTTTGACTACAAAGGACGGGCGAAAAGAGCTTAACTCCTCGCTTCCCATCTcgagaaatgaaacgaaaaAATCCAGTTGTTCTCAAAACGGAGACGTTTCTTCCAAAAGACGGAACCAACACATCTGTCCCTGAGCCGCGCGATACGGTTTTGATATGTTGTCATTTGCGTCCGGCTTGTACGTTACAACAGTAAGTGCGCGCATGCTCTGTGGCTCCTCTCTAGGTGTCTCATTCATCACGTAGTATTTTTGCCCCCAACGTCAGAGCACCCCACAGCGCGCTTTCAATCTTTGCGgctgtttcaataaaaattgtatTCAAACAATTTTGGGCACAGCAAGCCATCACAAGAGAGGTTGAAACCGATGAGAACATCTGGGTCTTCCAAAATTACTCTTCTTCCTACTGGCCCCTGAGCTCCCGAGCGGCCATAGTAATATTGTAGGTGAAAAGCGA from Porites lutea chromosome 6, jaPorLute2.1, whole genome shotgun sequence includes the following:
- the LOC140941585 gene encoding uncharacterized protein encodes the protein MGSEELSSFRPSFVVKAEPLDNSQSFDYTSLSDAESTVVFRNYYEVRTDSGHIMERASSVESLQSRSGSENDFTTRTDISERSNPREEMKSEYFSFPAYRADWKTSASGQDEEDSEEGENEDEGIEENRESSASEDLGTSTPTRVPLEAHSVGSTPRDQQNSLSGSPVNRGSQDIVIPGIPSNTQNGINIVFHKHCKLNMDTSGKFYGREGYSSEGCLTRVERFTPELPPSFVYSTRREPKITSGICGSREAEDSHLPEYEEKSPPARSTVLICQWIQYEKMMNHVCGLGFYKIEDLVTHITEVHLVSATPVGFVCCWKECMRNGMPFKAKYKLINHIRVHTGEKPFTCNQPGCRKSFARAENLKIHVRTHTGERPFACEFKGCDKRFANSSDRRKHIHVHTLEKPYRCKYIGCDKSYTHPSSLRKHMKVHGLRSEEHFKVVQSLAYPHNRIPADRRFDGDSVGRIGLTLGSPPGIFQQRTDI